The uncultured Eubacteriales bacterium region GCAGGGGATGAGATTTTCGCCCTCGTGGAGCGCCACCGGGTCAATGGGACCAGGCGGATCTTGCTGAGTGGTGAGGAGGAGCTCCCGGTACACCCGCTGGGCCAACAGGTTATTGGGAAGAAAACAGACCGCTGAGGGGTCCTCCCCACGGCAGAGGTCCACGATGGCGTTCAGGTGGGCGGCGGAACAGTCAGTGTCCCCGTCCCCCAGCATCTCCAGCAGCCGCCGGGCGGCCCGGGGTGCCACCGCGTTGGGGGCGGAGGCGATGAAACGGGCCTCAATGACGATGTTGTCCTCCGCCCAGCGCGCGTTCTGGCAGATGGCTGCGGCCTGGGCGTTGAGAAAGTCGTTGTCGGTGCGGAGGTAGCGGGCCGTGTCCGACAAGCTCTCGGTGAGCCGGGGGTTCAAGTCCCTCAGGAGGGGCATGACTGTATGCCGGAGCCTGTTGCGGGTGTATGCGGTATCTGCGTTGGTGCTGTCCTCCACGTACGGAAGGGCGTGCTCAGCCATATAATCTTCAATTTGAGCGCGAGTGACGGTGAGCAGGGGGCGCACCAGCTTCCCCCGGCGGGGAGCAATACCGGTGAGACCCTGTAGGCCGGAGCCGCGAATCAAATGGAGCAGGAGGGTCTCGGCGTTGTCATCGGCGTTGTGGGCAGTTGCGATGAGCTGGCACTCCAGCTCCTCCGCCGCGGCGTGGAGGAAGGAATAGCGCATATGCCGGGCGGTCTCCTCGACGCCCTTGCCAAGTCGGGCGGCCTCGCCCGCCACTTCACCCGAGCCAACCAGAAGGGGGACGCCGTGTTCGGCGCACCAGGTACGGACGAAGGCCTCGTCCCTGTCGGATTCCTCGCCCCGGAGGCGGTGGTTATAGTGGGCCGCAGCCACGGTAAAGCCGCCCTCCTCCACAAGGGTGAGCAGAAGGTGGACAAGGCACACGGAGTCAGCCCCGCCGGACAGGGCGCAGAGCACCCTGCCCCCACGGGGCAGCATATCGTATTCCTTTGTCAGTGCCTTGACCGCTTGCAGCATGGTTTCCTCCTATTTGGTGGAGTGGACGCGCTTCCCTGTTGCGGTTCTCTCGACGGGCCGAGTTGATAACTCCCTGCTCGGCGGCGAAAGCTTTCTTTTTACGGCTCTCCGTACCTGTTTTCAATATTAGTAAAGGTGGTGTACTCTGGAATCCACTGGAGGTAGACAGTGCCGGTCTCGCCATGGCGGTTCTTGGCAATGATGCATTCGGCCTGCCGCGCCTCCTCGGCCACATCCTTGTCATAGTAGTCCTCACGGTAGAGGAACATGACGATGTCCGCGTCCTGCTCGATGGCACCCGACTCGCGCAGGTCGGAGAGCATAGGGCGCTTGTCGGAGCGGCTCTCGTTGGCACGGGAGAGCTGGGAGAGGCAAAGGACGGGAACCCGCAGTTCTTTCGCCATAATCTTCAGAGCGCGGGAGATGTCGCTCACCACCTGCTGGCGGTTGTCGCCGCCACGGGAGGGGCCGCCCGCCGACTGCATGAGCTGGAGGTAGTCGATGACCACCAGCCCCAAGTTGTCCACCCGGCGGCACTTAGCGTTCATATCGGCCACCGAGAGAGATGGGTTATCGTCAATAAGGATCTGTGTCTTGTTGAGGGCGTCGGACGCCAGGGAGATTTTATACCAGTCGTCCTCGTTGAGCCGCCCGGTGACCAGGCGCTTGTTGTCCACAAAGCTCTCCCCCGAGATAAGGCGCATAGCGAGTTGTTCCCGGCTCATTTCCAGGGAAAAGAAGGCCACCGATTTGCCCGAGCTCTTGCCCACGTGAAGCAGGATGTTCAGGGCGAAGGAGGTCTTGCCCATGCCGGGGCGGGCAGCCAGAAGAATGAGGTCGGAGGGGTTGAGGCCCGAAATGGCCCGGTCCACGTCCCCCAGGCCGGTGGAGAGGCCGGGTATGGCGCTGTCCCGGGCAGCCAGCTCGTTGAGCCGCTCGTACACGTTCAGAATGACGCTGGAGATGTGCTCCAGGCCTTGAGCCGCACGTCCCTGCCGGATGGCGTAGATGCGCTGCTCGGCGGTCTCCAGCACCTCCTGGGCGGTGCCGGTGCCCTCCTGGATCATGGCGGTAAGGCTGCCCGCGGTCTCAGCGATGCGGCGGAGGAGCGCCTTATCCTTTACGATGGCCGCGTATTCCTTCACGTTGGCCGCGGTGGGTGTGATGTCCATGAGCTGGAGGATGTAGTTCCGGGAGGTGTTCTCGTCGTATACACCCCGCTGGCGCATTTGATCCAGGACGGTCACCGGGTCGATGGTGAGGGAGAAGTTAAACATGGAATAGATGGTCTCGTAGATCTCCCGGTTCTGCCGGAGGTAGAAATCCTCCACACCCAGGGCCTCTATCACCTCGGGCACGCATCGCGCGTCTATGAGCATACTGCCCAGGACCGCCTGCTCGGCCTCCACGCTATGGGGCATCTGTCGGGATAAGAGCTCGTCCATGCTTTCCACCTCCCAATCTCTCTATTATTCCGCGCGGGGATTATTTATCTTCCGCTACCACGACGTAAAGGGTACCTGTTACCTCGTACCCCAGCTTGACCTTCAGCTCGTACGTGCCGAAGCTCTTGATGGGCTCTTCCTGGACAATTTTGGCCTTGGCCACGTCAATGCCGTACTGCGCCTTGAGGCCGTCGGAAATCTCCTTGCTGGTGACCGCGCCGAAGAGGCGACCACCGGAGCCCGCTTTTGCGCTGAGCTTGATCACGCTGTCCTTGAGTTTGACGGCGACGGCCTCGGCCTCGGCCTTTTCAGCGGCGGCTTGGGCGGCCACGGCCTTGTCGTGCTGCTTCATCTTGTTCATGTTCTCGGGCGTGGCCTCCACCGCCAGCTTGCGGGGGAGGAGGAAATTGCGGGCGTACCCGTCGCTGGCCTCGATCATCTGGCCCTTCTTACCCTGTCCCTTTACGTCCTGCTGTAAGATCACTTTCATGGTTATGTCCTCCTAATTTGGTTATCAGTATCATAAGGGAAATCCGGGCCGCCATGGGCGGCGATCCCTACTCGTCCTCCAGATATTGGTCGATGGCCCGGATAAGCGCGCGGCTTACCTCGTCCAGCGTGCCCGGCACCTGGGCACCCGCGGTGGCCGCGTTGCCGCCGCCGCCCAATTTTTCCAGGACTACCTGCACATTCACGTCCCCCATGCTGCGGGCCGAGATGATGATCCGTTCTCCCTCAGGAAAGAGGACGAAGGACGCATCAATGCCCGAGATGTTCAGCAGCTCGTCCGCCGCCTGGGCAGCGGTAACCCGGCCCACGGTATGACTGACCCGGGCTACGGCGATATTATTTTTATACATTCGGGCGTTTTGGATAATGTCATACCGGGCGATGGTGCCCTCCAGGTCGTTCTGGAAGAGCTTCTTCACATCTCCGGTGTCAGCCCCGGAGCGGCGGAGGAAGGCCGCCGCGTCGAAGGTGCGGCCCCCCGTGCGCATGGTGAACTGCTTGGTGTCCAGCACGATACCGGCCAGGAGGGCCTCGGCCTCCATTCTCAACAGGTCGTTGGGCTCCAGAATGTATTGCAAAAGCTCGGTCACCAGCTCGCTGGCGGAGGAGGCGTAGGGCTCGTGAAAGTTGAGATCGGCGTTGGCGATATAGGTGGCGGCACGGCGGTGGTGGTCGATAACGGCCACCTTGTTGCAGGAGAGGAGCAGCTCCTCCGACAAGACCTGCTCGGGCCGGTTGGTGTCTACCACCACCAGGAGAGAGTTGGCGTCGGCCAGAATCAGTGCGTCCTGGGCGGAGAGGAAGACCTCTTTATACTCGGGCAGGGCGGCGAGGAGAGAGAGCATCTCGCTGCCGGGGTTGGGGTTGGGGTCCCGGATGATATGGGCGGGGACCCCCCGCTTGCGGCACGCGGCGACGACCCCTGCCGACGCGCCCACACAATCCAAGTCGGGGAATTTATGCCCCATGACAAACACGTGGGAGGCCGAGCCCACCAACTCCGCCATGGCGTTCGCCATGACCCGGCTCTTCACCTTCGTGCGTTTCTCCGGCTCCTTGGAGCGTCCGCCGTAAAACTCAAAGTTGAATTTGTTCTTCACCACCGCCTGGTCTCCGCCCCGGGAGAGGGCCATATCGATGGAGAGATTCGCGTACTGCAACAGTTCCTCGATGGTGTCGGCGTCCTTGCCGATGCCGATGGAGAGGGTGGCTGGGATGCCGGAGGGGTTGACGATCTCATGGACTGCGTCCAGCACGGCGTACTTCCCGTCCTGGAACATGGGGAGGTACCGCTCCTCAAAAAGGAAGAGGTAGTGGTCCCGGTCATACCGGCAGAGGAGACCGTGGGCCGGAGCCGTCCACTCATCCAGCCGGGCGTTGATAGCAGAGAGAAGAGCGGCCCGGACGTTATCGCTCAGACCCTTCAAAAATTCCTCGTAGTTGTCCATCAAAAGGATGGCCACCACGGGGCGGGAGTTATAAAATTCTTCTTTTGTAACCGAGAAGTCGGTCACGTCTACCCAATAGGTGGTAGCGAGAAAGCTCTGGCGGCCCTTCTCCTCGGTGCGCACCAGATGGCCGAAGACCAGGTAGCGGGAATCCCCTACCAGAACCTCGCTGGGGCACTCACTTTTGCCCTCCATGAGCCAGCGGGCATTAAACTCAGGCACGGCGGCGCTCAGCCGGGTATCGAAGAGGTGGTCCCGCTCGCCGGTGATGGCGAGAAAGCGCTCGTTGGACCAGATGACCTCGTCGGTGTCGGGCTTGAA contains the following coding sequences:
- the dnaC gene encoding Replicative DNA helicase yields the protein MDELLSRQMPHSVEAEQAVLGSMLIDARCVPEVIEALGVEDFYLRQNREIYETIYSMFNFSLTIDPVTVLDQMRQRGVYDENTSRNYILQLMDITPTAANVKEYAAIVKDKALLRRIAETAGSLTAMIQEGTGTAQEVLETAEQRIYAIRQGRAAQGLEHISSVILNVYERLNELAARDSAIPGLSTGLGDVDRAISGLNPSDLILLAARPGMGKTSFALNILLHVGKSSGKSVAFFSLEMSREQLAMRLISGESFVDNKRLVTGRLNEDDWYKISLASDALNKTQILIDDNPSLSVADMNAKCRRVDNLGLVVIDYLQLMQSAGGPSRGGDNRQQVVSDISRALKIMAKELRVPVLCLSQLSRANESRSDKRPMLSDLRESGAIEQDADIVMFLYREDYYDKDVAEEARQAECIIAKNRHGETGTVYLQWIPEYTTFTNIENRYGEP
- a CDS encoding DHHA1 domain protein, which translates into the protein MRKNKLSHLLEPGVRLYFIALAAFAVASAFFNVYLAAAEGAVIVLLYFWFRRGSSRRRREILKYIDTVSANIDVASKDTMVNAPLPMVIFKPDTDEVIWSNERFLAITGERDHLFDTRLSAAVPEFNARWLMEGKSECPSEVLVGDSRYLVFGHLVRTEEKGRQSFLATTYWVDVTDFSVTKEEFYNSRPVVAILLMDNYEEFLKGLSDNVRAALLSAINARLDEWTAPAHGLLCRYDRDHYLFLFEERYLPMFQDGKYAVLDAVHEIVNPSGIPATLSIGIGKDADTIEELLQYANLSIDMALSRGGDQAVVKNKFNFEFYGGRSKEPEKRTKVKSRVMANAMAELVGSASHVFVMGHKFPDLDCVGASAGVVAACRKRGVPAHIIRDPNPNPGSEMLSLLAALPEYKEVFLSAQDALILADANSLLVVVDTNRPEQVLSEELLLSCNKVAVIDHHRRAATYIANADLNFHEPYASSASELVTELLQYILEPNDLLRMEAEALLAGIVLDTKQFTMRTGGRTFDAAAFLRRSGADTGDVKKLFQNDLEGTIARYDIIQNARMYKNNIAVARVSHTVGRVTAAQAADELLNISGIDASFVLFPEGERIIISARSMGDVNVQVVLEKLGGGGNAATAGAQVPGTLDEVSRALIRAIDQYLEDE
- the tilS gene encoding tRNA(Ile)-lysidine synthase, whose translation is MLQAVKALTKEYDMLPRGGRVLCALSGGADSVCLVHLLLTLVEEGGFTVAAAHYNHRLRGEESDRDEAFVRTWCAEHGVPLLVGSGEVAGEAARLGKGVEETARHMRYSFLHAAAEELECQLIATAHNADDNAETLLLHLIRGSGLQGLTGIAPRRGKLVRPLLTVTRAQIEDYMAEHALPYVEDSTNADTAYTRNRLRHTVMPLLRDLNPRLTESLSDTARYLRTDNDFLNAQAAAICQNARWAEDNIVIEARFIASAPNAVAPRAARRLLEMLGDGDTDCSAAHLNAIVDLCRGEDPSAVCFLPNNLLAQRVYRELLLTTQQDPPGPIDPVALHEGENLIPCTDWTIVLGGPAPPGLVARARKPGDELTLPKRGTKTIKKLFIDEKVPRRERERIPVVADEHGVLALASFGMNTAHQTYGKIEITCIRKREKDG
- the rplI gene encoding 50S ribosomal protein L9; protein product: MKVILQQDVKGQGKKGQMIEASDGYARNFLLPRKLAVEATPENMNKMKQHDKAVAAQAAAEKAEAEAVAVKLKDSVIKLSAKAGSGGRLFGAVTSKEISDGLKAQYGIDVAKAKIVQEEPIKSFGTYELKVKLGYEVTGTLYVVVAEDK